ACCGAGTTGGCGTCGAAGAGCATGGTGTCGTCTCCCTGGAGTCTGGACGGACGCATTCGCGCGCCCGCGGCGACTTCCGATTCGGCGGCAGTCTAGCGACGCGGCAACGGACCTGCGCCGCCCGGAGGGCTGGCCGTCGGGCCACCCGATGGGGCAGCGAAATGCGCCTCCAGCCACGCAGGGCTCACCCCCACCAGGGATTCGACCCTCGCCTCCGCCAGCGAAAGTTCGCTCGAGCGATAGGTGTGGGCGACGCCGAGCGTTCGCAGGCCGGCGCCGCGCGCCGAGGCGAGGCCTGCCGGACTGTCCTCGATCGCCACCACCTCGTGCGGCGCCAGGGGAACGGCTCGGGCCGGCAGCGTCGCCGCCAGGCGATCGAAACCCTGCCGGTAGCCCTCCGGATTCGGCTTGCCCTCGGCGACATCCTCCGCCGCGACGAGGCAGCGCAGCAGGCCGAGGCGTCCGACGTGTCGGAGTGCGAGCTCGATCTCGCGCCGCAGCGCCCCGCTGACGACACCCACCGCAAGTCCGGAGGCCACCGCCCCGTCGAGCAGATCGAGCGCGCCAGCGAAGAACGGCAGACCGTGGCGCTCGACATGCGCCGCGTAGCGGGACGCCTTCTCTTCGGTCAGGTGGTGGATCGCCTGCGGGGTGACCGCTCGGCCCGCACCGGCGAGTGCCGTCGAAAAGCAACCGCGATCGTCGAATCCCAGGTAGGTCTCGTAGTAGTCGTGCTCGGTGAGCTCGATCCCCTCCTCGGCCAGCGTCTCCCGCAGGAAACGGCAGTGGAGCGGCTCGTCGTCGACCAGGACGCCGTTGAAGTCGAAGAGGATCCCGCGCATCGTGTCGCCGATCCTAGCCGAGCGCCGGACCCGGTTGACCGCGGGGACGCCGGCGGCTATCGTCCCGCCCCCAGGGAAGAAACCGGCGGCTCGCCCGGTTCTGATCCCCGAAGGAGAGCCCCATGCCCGACGTCCAGCCGACCTCCCCCGCCGCTCCCGCTGTCGCGGACGAGCCGGTTCTCACCCTGACCCCGAAGGCGCTCGAGATGGTCAAGATCACCCGCCAGCAGGAGGGGATCGACGAGGGCTTCGGCCTCCGCGTCGCCGTCATGGGAGGCGGCTGCAGCGGATTCCAGTACGCGCTCGACTTCGAGAACGAGCCGCGCGAGACCGACCTGCTGCAGAAGTACGAGGGGCTCACGGTGTTCATCGACCCGGTCTCCGCCCGCTACCTCGAAGGGGTGACGATCGACTACGTGCTCGGCATGCAGGGGGCGGGGTTCAAGTTCAACAACCCGCGCGCCACCGGCACCTGCGGCTGCGGCTCGTCGTTCACCGTCTGAGCGCCGGTTCGCCGGCTCAGCCGGCGAGCACCCGGTTGCGACCGCTCTCCTTGGCCCGATAGAGCGCCCGGTCGGCCGCCGCGAGTGTCGCGTCGAGGGTTCGCTCGGCGCGATGCTCCGAGACGCCGAGCGAGAGCTTCATCTGGAGCGACTCGTCGGCGAGTGCGATCCGGCTCGCCGCGACCTGCTCGCGGACGAACTCGGCAGCACGCACGCCCCCCGCCTCGGCCGTCTCCGGCAGGAGGAGGATGAACTCCTCGCCCCCCCAGCGCGCCACCACGTCCTGCGCCCGCAGATTGGCGCGGATCGCCGACGCCACCGCCCGCAGGGCCTCGTCGCCCGTCGCGTGACCGAACCGGTCGTTGACCGCCTTGAAGTGGTCGACGTCGGCGAGCACGATGGTGAACGGGCGCCCCGAACGGCGGAATCGCTCGAGCTCCGCCTCGCTCGCCTCGACGAAGCCGCGGCGGTTCGGCAGGCCGGTCAATGCATCGGTGCGGGAGGCCACCGCCAGGCGGGCATTGGCTTCCTGCAGCGCCAGGGTGCGCTCCTCCACCCGGCGTTCGAGCTCGCCGCGCAACGCGACGAGCTCGCGATGCTCGTGATCCTGCCGATCGGCCAGGGCCTTGGCCGAGGCGAGGAAGAGCACGATGAAACCGATCGCCGGCAGCCCGCCGCGCAGCGGCAGCCAGCCGAGCTGCATCGCCAGATCGGCGAGCAGGCAGAGCGAAAGAAAGACAAAGCCGCGCGCCACCGTGCTCGCACCGCGCCGCCCGTCGCGTGCGGCGGCGAAGGCCCGCGCCATGGCGAAGACCACCAGCACGCCGCAACCGAGCAGGGACGGGACGAGGAGGAACGGCTCGAGCGTCGCGCCGGCCGCGGGACTCAGGACGACCATTCCGGCCTGCAGGGCACGAATCGCTCGTCCCGCCCGCCGCGACCCGAGGCTCACGGCGAGCTCGACGAGGCAGAGGGTTGCCAGGCCGACACCGAGCAGGTTGAGCGCCGAGAGGAGCGACGGCGGTGACGGCGGGGCCCGTCGCAGCGCCATGCCGGTCAGGTCCACCATCAACGCGCCGCCGCAGGCACCCGCCAGCCAGAGATGCCCGAGTCGCTCGCGACGACGCTGCCAGAGATCGGCGTGGACCAACCCGAACAGCAGGTAGACACCGGCCGCGAAGGCGTCGAAGAGCTCGGAAAGGTCCGCCATGGAGGTCACGACACGGCGTTCGCCAGGAGATCGACCCGGCCGCCGTCAGCTCCGCGGCGGACCACCGGGCGCCGACCCGGCGTCCGAGGAGGTTCCGAGGAGCGCCGCGCGTCCGCCGTCGGCCAGCGCGAGGGGAGCTTCGGGAGTGCCGACACGCCGGTGGAGCATCGCCAGTCCGATGGCCCCACGCGCCGGCGAGTGAACCGCCGACGTCACCTCCCCGGCCTCGCGCCCCTCGTGGAGAATCGCGATGCCGACCGCCGGCAGAGCGTCGAGGAAGCGCAGAGCGCGAAGCTCGCGCTGCACCCCGCCGCGGTAGTGGATCCGCGCCACCACCTCCTGACCGAGGTAGCAGCCCTTCGTGTAGCTCACCGCCGCCGCTTCGAGGCCGGTCTCCTGCGGGAAGCTCCGGTCGTCGAAGTCGACGCCGAAGCGCGGCACACCCTCCTCGACACGCGCGACCTCGAAGCACTCGGTGGCGACGGATCGAGCTCCCGCGGCCGCGAGCGCTGCGATGACACGATCGCGCTCCTCGACCGGTAGCCAGAGCTCGAAGCCGGAAATCGAACCGAGATCGCGCCGCAGGACGATCCAGCTCGCCTCGGCGCGCGTCAGCGTCTCGAGCCCCGCCGCCTCCGGTGCCGGCAGGCCCGACTCGGCGAGCCGCCGACCCGCCTCCGGTCCCGCGGCGTGAAGCGACGACAGGTCGGCGCGCAGGCGCAGCGTCACGCGATCGGCCAGGATGAAACGGGCGAGGTGCTGCTCGATCGCCGACGCCCGCTCGGCGGGCAGCGACACCACCAGGGCGTCACCGAGCGCACCGACCCACGCGTCGGCGAGCACCCGCCCTTCGCGCGAGGTGAAGAAGCCGTACGCGACGCGACCGGCCGCGAGGCCTTGGACGTCGCACGTCAGGTAGCCATGAAGAAAGCGAGCTCGGTCGGCTCCCGTGACCTCGAGCAGGGCCCGGGCGTCGCGCTCGCCGATCGCCGCACCGCTTCGCAGCGCGTCGTCGGCGGACTCGTGGTCGGGTCGACGGTCGGACGGCAGGTTCATGCCGGGCAGTCTAGCAACCGAACGGGCCCTGCCCGATTCCTCACCGCGTTTCGTCGCGAGGCGGCGCCGCAGAAGGGCGGGGCGAGCGAGGCGGGCTAGGATCGTGGCGATGGACGAACGTCGTTTCGCGCTCGAGCTTCCCGGCGGCCGCACCCTGGTCGGCCTGCTCGACCTGCCGGCCCGCGCACGTGGTGGGGGCCCGTCGCCGGTCGTCGTCCTCTGCCACGGCTTCAAGGGCTTCGCCCGCTGGGGCTTCTTCCCGCCGCTCGCCGAGTTGCTCGCCGCGCGCGGCTTCGCCGCCGTGCGTTTCAACTTCACCGGCTCGGGCATGGGGCTCGACGACGACCGCGTCACCCGTCCCGAGGATTTCCGGGAGGACAGCTATCGCGCCGAGGTCGCCGAGCTCCGCCTGCTCCTCGACCGACTCGGCGAGGTCGCACCCGGCGCCCTCGACCTCGACCGGCTGGCGCTCCTCGGCCACAGCCGCGGCGGTGCGATCGCGTTGCTGACCGCTGCGGCAACCCCTTGGCGGGAACCGCTCCGCGCCCTGGTCACCTGGAACGCCATCGGCCACTGCGATCGTTGGACGGCCGTCGAAAAGGAGCGCTGGCGGAGCGAGGGTGAGCTCCCGGTCACCAACGCCCGAACCGGGCAGCGACTCGCCCTCGGCCTCGGGCTGCTCGACGACGTCGAAGGTCACGCCCCCGAGCTTGACCTCCACGCGGCGGCGCTTCGCCGCCGGGCGCCCTGGCTCCTGCTCCACGGGACCGCCGACGAGTCGGTCCGCTTCGCCGAAGGCCAGGCGCTCGCGCGCACCGTCTCACCCGAGAGCGCGCCGCTCGAGCTCCATCCGATCGCCGAGGGCAGCCACACGTTCGGCGCGCGTCACCCGTTCGCCGGTCCGACGCCTCACCTCGTCGCGGCGATGAACCTCACGCAGCGCTTCCTGCGCCGACACCTCGCGCCGTAGGTCACGATCCACCGTCGCTACCGACGAAAAGGACCGGGACGGGAGCGACGCGTAGAAGCCCCGGGGACCTCGCGCCGCCCGACCCCCAGATCCCTCGCTTTCGCTTGGGGTGACGACGGAGGATGGGGACAGGCACTCATCGCCAGCGCGAGGCGGGATCGAGACCGCTGCGAGCGGAAGGAAGGCGCTGGCGCCGGGGAGTCGTCGCCGCTTCCGGGACCGCGCCGGGTTACCATAGCCGGGACACGCAGGAGGTCACCGTGCAGATTCACTCCGAACCCGCCATCCCCCCGGTCGACACCCACTTCGGGGTTCAGCTCTTCCAGACCCACGCCGCCGAGCTCGCCCGCCGGATCACCAAGGTCCACCCACCGTTCGCTGTCGTCGACGTGCGGGCGGCAGCGGAGTTCGCGCGCGGACATGTCCCCGGAGCGCTGTCGGCCTCGCCGGCGGCGATCGCCGACCGGTTGCCCGGTGGCATCGACACGGCGACCGAGGTCTTCGTCGTCGGCCACGGCTCGGAGGATCTCGATCGCCGGCGGGCGGCGCTCGCCCTGCGCGCTCACGGCGTGCGGCGTGTCGTCGAGCTGACCGGCGGCATGGCGGACTGGAACGGCCTGCGGCTGCCCGTCGAATCGGGCCGCCCGGTCGCCTGAGGCCCCGCAGCGATTCGAACGAGTCGATCGGCCGCCGCTCAGGCGGCCGGCGCGAAGGGGAGCGCCGCGATCGTCTCGGCCTCGGCGAGCGACGCGACGACCCAGTCGGCGCCCGCCTCGACGAGCGCCGCGGCAGGCGTCCGCCCGGTCGACACGGCGAGAACCGGCAGACCGTGGGCGCGGGCGCAGACGACGTCGAGCA
This genomic window from Holophagales bacterium contains:
- a CDS encoding alpha/beta fold hydrolase; translated protein: MDERRFALELPGGRTLVGLLDLPARARGGGPSPVVVLCHGFKGFARWGFFPPLAELLAARGFAAVRFNFTGSGMGLDDDRVTRPEDFREDSYRAEVAELRLLLDRLGEVAPGALDLDRLALLGHSRGGAIALLTAAATPWREPLRALVTWNAIGHCDRWTAVEKERWRSEGELPVTNARTGQRLALGLGLLDDVEGHAPELDLHAAALRRRAPWLLLHGTADESVRFAEGQALARTVSPESAPLELHPIAEGSHTFGARHPFAGPTPHLVAAMNLTQRFLRRHLAP
- a CDS encoding folate-binding protein YgfZ; protein product: MNLPSDRRPDHESADDALRSGAAIGERDARALLEVTGADRARFLHGYLTCDVQGLAAGRVAYGFFTSREGRVLADAWVGALGDALVVSLPAERASAIEQHLARFILADRVTLRLRADLSSLHAAGPEAGRRLAESGLPAPEAAGLETLTRAEASWIVLRRDLGSISGFELWLPVEERDRVIAALAAAGARSVATECFEVARVEEGVPRFGVDFDDRSFPQETGLEAAAVSYTKGCYLGQEVVARIHYRGGVQRELRALRFLDALPAVGIAILHEGREAGEVTSAVHSPARGAIGLAMLHRRVGTPEAPLALADGGRAALLGTSSDAGSAPGGPPRS
- a CDS encoding diguanylate cyclase; amino-acid sequence: MADLSELFDAFAAGVYLLFGLVHADLWQRRRERLGHLWLAGACGGALMVDLTGMALRRAPPSPPSLLSALNLLGVGLATLCLVELAVSLGSRRAGRAIRALQAGMVVLSPAAGATLEPFLLVPSLLGCGVLVVFAMARAFAAARDGRRGASTVARGFVFLSLCLLADLAMQLGWLPLRGGLPAIGFIVLFLASAKALADRQDHEHRELVALRGELERRVEERTLALQEANARLAVASRTDALTGLPNRRGFVEASEAELERFRRSGRPFTIVLADVDHFKAVNDRFGHATGDEALRAVASAIRANLRAQDVVARWGGEEFILLLPETAEAGGVRAAEFVREQVAASRIALADESLQMKLSLGVSEHRAERTLDATLAAADRALYRAKESGRNRVLAG
- a CDS encoding HAD family phosphatase, which gives rise to MRGILFDFNGVLVDDEPLHCRFLRETLAEEGIELTEHDYYETYLGFDDRGCFSTALAGAGRAVTPQAIHHLTEEKASRYAAHVERHGLPFFAGALDLLDGAVASGLAVGVVSGALRREIELALRHVGRLGLLRCLVAAEDVAEGKPNPEGYRQGFDRLAATLPARAVPLAPHEVVAIEDSPAGLASARGAGLRTLGVAHTYRSSELSLAEARVESLVGVSPAWLEAHFAAPSGGPTASPPGGAGPLPRR
- a CDS encoding rhodanese-like domain-containing protein: MQIHSEPAIPPVDTHFGVQLFQTHAAELARRITKVHPPFAVVDVRAAAEFARGHVPGALSASPAAIADRLPGGIDTATEVFVVGHGSEDLDRRRAALALRAHGVRRVVELTGGMADWNGLRLPVESGRPVA
- a CDS encoding iron-sulfur cluster assembly accessory protein, whose amino-acid sequence is MPDVQPTSPAAPAVADEPVLTLTPKALEMVKITRQQEGIDEGFGLRVAVMGGGCSGFQYALDFENEPRETDLLQKYEGLTVFIDPVSARYLEGVTIDYVLGMQGAGFKFNNPRATGTCGCGSSFTV